The Kutzneria kofuensis genome includes the window CACGACGATGCCGAGTTCCTCGCACACCTGCAGCATCTGCGGCGAGGGCGGGTTGTGCGAGGTGCGCAGCGCGTTCACGCCCATGCTCTTCATGATCCGCATCTGGCGGAGCACCGCGTCCCGGTCGACGGCGGACCCGAGCGCGCCGAGGTCGTGGTGCATGTCGACGCCGTGCAGCTTCATCGCCTTGCCGTCGAGGGAGAAGCCCTGGTTGGCGTCGAAGGTGAACCAGCGCACGCCGAACGTGGTGCTGGTCTGGTCGACCACCCGCGCGCCGACGGAGAGCTTCGTGTCCACTGTGTACAGATAGGGAGTGTCGGTCGACCACAGGTTTGGATGGTCCAGACGCAGGTCCAGGCCTGTGGTAAGCGCTTTCCTACCCAGCCTGACGACACTGGTCCCGCTGGTCACCGGCTTGCCGGCGGCGTCCCGAACCGTGACCGCCAGCTGGGCCCGGTTGTCGCCGGACTCGCTGACCGCCGTCGTGTCCACGTGCACGGTCGCGAAGCCGGACTTGATCGTGCTGGCCAGGTTCGGCGTGGTGACGAAGGTGCCGTGCCGGGTCACGTGCACCGGGTCGGTGACGACGAGGTGCACGTCGCGGTAGATGCCGCTGCCCGAGTACCAGCGGCTGCTCGGGACCTGGTTGCGCACCTTCACGTCGAGCACGTTCGGCGTGTGGCCGTCGGTGTGTGCCAGCGGCGTCAGGTCGAGGTTGAAGCCGGTGTAGCCGTAGGCGTGCGTGCCGATCGGCTTCCCGTTGAAGTACACCGCGGAGTCCATGTACACGCCGTCGAACTCGATCGACAGCTTCTTGCCGGCCAGCGAGCTCGGCAGCGTGAAGGTCTTGCGGTACCAACCGAGTCCGCCGGGCAGGTATCCGGTGCCGGCGGTGGTGTTCGGGCCGGCGGTGGGATCGAGGCCGATGCTCCAGTCGTGCGGGAGATCCACCGCTCGCCAGGACGGGTCGGTCGCCGCCGGCTCGGGCGCGTCCGCTCCCGTAGTGTTCACCAGCGCGAAGCGCCAGTCGCGGTCGAAGTCGACGGCTCGGTCGCCGGCCCGGACCGGCGCGGCGAGCACGGGGGTGCCCGCCGCCGTCAGGCCGAGCAGAACCGCTGCGATGGCAACGAGAAAGCGCTTACCTGAAGTCGACATGAGTCCCCTGTCTCCCGGAACAGCGTGCCATGCTGCCCGTGCCCTCGCGGCACTGTCAACGAACCGTGAATATTCGACGAATTCGACACCCGGGGGCTTCAGGCCGGGCGCTGGATGCCGTGCAGCACGCTCATCAGGTCGTCGTTGGCGTACGCGGACCACGTCGGGTTGAGCAGGCCGTACGTCTCCACCGCGCCGCGGGTGCGGTTGTAGCCCGAGGACTGCGTCCCGTTGACCGGCCACCAGGCCCAGTCGAGATCGGCCTTCTTCAGGTACCGCGCCATGGTGTACGGGTAGGTCAGGCGGTCCTGTGCGCACAGCGAACCGTCGGCGTTGGGCTGCGTGCAGCCGCCCCACTCGCTCACGTACACCGGAGCGCTCCAGGGATGCCCCGGCTCCGCGACGAAACCCCACCGCTGCGTCTCGTCGGCGGCGAAGGCGGCGTCGTCGGTGAGGTGGCCGACGGCGTGATCCCACGTGTAGTCGTGCACGGCGTAGACCAGCCGGTCGGGCACCGACAGCGTCACCGGATGCGCGGGCACGCCCTTCAGGTCGAGCTGGTAGTTCAGCCCGCCCACGATGACCAGCAGTTTCGGATTGACGGCCAGCACCGCGTTCCCGCCCCGCACGGCGGCGGCCTGCCAGTCGGTCGCGGGGTTGCCGTCGCCCCAGGTCGGCGAGAGCTTCTGGCTCGGGTCGGGCCGGATCTCGTTGCGCAGCTCGGCGGCGATTACCTGCGGGCTGTGGCGGTACCGCTGGGCCATGAACCGCCAGTCGGCCAGCCAGGAGGACTCGGGATACGCCGGCGTGTGCCAGAGCCCGTCGCCGTGCGCCTCGTCGCAGCACCAGTCGCCACGGCTGCGATGGTTGTCCAGCACGACCATCAGCCCGTGCCGGCCGAGCGAGTCGATCACGGCGTCCAGGATGTCCAGGGCGTGCTTGCCGCGCAGCCGCGGGTTGGCGGTGAGGTACGTGTCGGCGACGACCGGGTTGCTCTCGACGAGTTCGTTGGACCACGGCAGCCGCACCGAGTTGAAGCCGCCGTTGCGGATCAGCTGGGCGATCCGGTCCAGCGGCTGGCGGTCCAGGCCGCCGACCACGAACTCGCCCGACTCGGCGCCGAACCAGTTCACACTGGCCAGCTTCACCCGGTGGCCATGAGCGTCCACTATGGACGTTCCGCTGGTCTTCAGGCCCGTGGGCGCGGCGGTGGCGGCTCCCGGCAGCAGCGGCAGCAGGAGCGCCACCAAGGCGGCGACACGGGACAGCGAGCGTTTCAGGGACACTGCGCACCTCCGAACGCGGGCAGGGAGAGGGTGACTCGACGGCTGTCCGGCCAGAACAGCTGAACCTGGTCCGACACCACGTGCAGTTCCGCCGCCGGCGAACCGCCACCGAGCACCACCACGGCGGCGAGCACCTCGCCGAGCGGGACCGGCCCCTTCGTGGCCAGCCACGGCGTCGCGGTCCACCGCCCGAGCGGCGTGACGTCCCGCTCGACGGCCACTCCGCTCCGCTCGAACCCACGTAGCGGCCGCAGTTCCGAGCGGAGCCGGCCGACGGACGCGCGAGCGGCCGATCCGCTGGCCGTCAACGGCTTGTCGCCACCGGACAGCGGCCAGCCGCCGAGACGGACCGCACGCCAGCGCTCGTCCGGCTCGGCGGCGTCGACCCGGCACAGGCGGACCTCGGTGCCGCCGCGCAGAACGGAGGCGACGGTGAGCACGGGTCCGGCGGTGACCGGCCCGCTGCGGCCGGAGCCGTGATCGGGCGAGGTGTCGTCGATGTCGACCCAGCGGACCGGACCGCTGGACGCCGCCAGCAGAATGCCGCCGGGCCGCTCCTCCACGTACAGCGTGCGGAAACCCGCGCGGTGGCTGGCGCGACCATCGGCGTCGATCACGGACACGGTGTTGTCCAGCGGCCGGGCCCAGCCCGATGACGGCGGCATCGTGACCGTGGAGTAGCCGATGCGGGCGTACAGCGGCGAGTCGGAGCGATGATCACCGGGCAAGGCGTGGTCGGTGCCGTGGTTGAGCACGACGGCGAAGCCGTCCTGCCGGCGGGCGGACAGCAGCCAGCCCGGCGCGGTCACCGCCCGCTCCTCGTCACGGACCTCCACCGGCAGCGGCCGTTCCGGCGCCGTCCACACCGGGTGACCGGCGGGCAGCACGAGGCCGAGCATGCCCTTGCACGCCCAGTACGGCGACCCGGGCCCGGAGTAGGCCTGCCGGATCGCCGGCCACTCCCCCTGCCATCCGAGGCTCAGGATGCCGTCGGATCCGAGCGCCCCGTTGGTGACGAAGTACTTGGCGATGCTCGTGGTCACGCGGCGGATGAGCCCCGGCTCCAGCCCGCCGGTCCCCGTCAGCGCGGCGACCCAGAACGGCGCCGCGGCGGCGAACCGGTAGGTCAAGCTGCGACCCTGCATCAGCGGCGCCCCGTCGGCGCCGACCAGTCGCACCGCGTCGTCCAGGTACCGGGTCAGGTCGGCGGCCCACTCGGCGCGAACCCCGGGCGCGACCAGTGGGCCGGTGACGTCGAACAGGTGGGTCCACAGCAGCGGGTAGAGATGCAGCGCCCAGCCGACGTAGTGGTCGTAGGCGCGTTCCGGCCCGTCGCTCAGCCAGCCGTCGCGGCGTCGCATCCCCGCGTGCACGGCCAGGTCCGCCTCGATGTCCTCGGCCGACCACGGGCCGCCGACCTCACGCAGGAAGGACTCGACGACGATGCGGAACCATACCCAGTTGATCGGCGGGTAGGGCTGCCCGACCACACCGGACAGCCAGTCGACCACCCGTTCCCGCACGCCGGGCGCGAGCCGGTCCCACAGCCAGGGGCGGGTCAGCTGCAGGATCAGGGCGATGGACGCGGCCTCGACCTTCGCCTGGTCGAGCTGGTCGACCCGCGGCCACGCCTCCGGCGACGACGGATCCGTGCCGGCGGCGAGGCCGACGGCGTACCGCTCCAGCCACCCGTCGGGATCGACGCCGCCGTTACCGGCGACGAGGAAACCCGCCAGCAGGAACGTGCGGGCGAAGCCCTCCAACCCGTCGGAGGCAGCGCCGTTCCGGCTGTTCGGGCCCGGAAGATCCACCCGTGCGCCCAGCGGCGACCGGTACGGCTCCAGCGCGGTCAGCATCCGCCGTGCCAGGGCGACCCAGTCGTCCCGCGTCCATCCCGTCACGCCTGCACCCGCAGCGACGCCCGGGTGACGGGAGCCAGCGGCGGCCGGCCGGCGGCGTAGTTCTCCAGCTCCGCCAGTGCCGAGGCGGCCATCAACCGGGTCTCCGCGCCGAGCGAGCCCGCCACGTGCGGGGTCAGCATCACGTTGGGCAGGTCGTAGAGCGGCGAGTCGGCCGGCAGGGGCTCGGGATCGGTGACGTCGAGGATGGCGTGCAGGCCGTCGACGCAGGCCCGTTCCAGCGCCGCGGTGTCGACCAACGCGCCCCGCGCGGTGTTCACCAGCGTGGCGTTGGGCGGCAGCGCGGCCAGTTCGGCGGCGCCGATGAGGTGACGGGTCTCGGGCAGCAGCGGCGCGTGCAGGCTCAGCACGTCCGCCCGCGGCAGCGCCTCGGCCATCGACACCAGCCGGCCGCCGGCGGCCGCCACCTCGGCCGGGTCGACGACCGGATCCACCACCAGCACGTCGCACAGGTCCCGGAGCAGCCGGACCACCCGGCGACCGATGCGGGAGAACCCCACGACGACCACGGTCCGGTCCACTCCGGACAGTTCGCCCCGATGCTCGCGATAGCTCCAGTCCGAGCGGTACGTCCGCGCGTCGGCGGCGAGGAAGGGCGCCTTCTTGAAGGCCCAGAGAATGGCGGCCAGGGCGAACCGGGCCACCGGTTCCGCGTTGGCGTCGGCCGCCGTGGTGACGCGGATGCCCCGATCGAAGACGGCGTCCCCGACGTGGCCACGCACGGTTCCGGCGGCGTGCAGCACCGCCCGCAGCCGTGGCGCTCCGCGAAGCACGTCCTCGTCCAGCGGCGGACAGCCCCAGGAGGTGATCAGCACCTCCACTTCGGACAGTCGGGCCCGCGCCCGCCGGGACGACAGCTCGTCGACCCACATCGGCTCACGCAGCGACGCGGTCGCCCGCAGCCGGGTCATCTCCTCGGGGCCGAACTGCGTCGACAGCGTGTCCAGGCCCATGACCAGCAGCGTCTCCGGCTTCACTTGACCGCCCCGGTCGCGAGACCGGACCGCCACTGCCGCTGCAGCACGACGAAGGCGACCACCAGCGGCAGCACCGCCAGCAGCGACCCGGTGATGACCAGCGGCGTGTACTGCGGGAACTGGGTGACGCGGGTGCTCCACTGGTACAGGCCGAGGCTCATCGGGAACAGCTTGGGGTCGGTGAGCATCACCAGCGGCAGGAAGACGTTGTTCCAGATCCCGACGAACTGGAACAACAGGACCGTGACCAGGCCGGGTCGCATCATCGGCAGCGCGACGGTGAAGAACGTCCGCAGCTCCCCCGCGCCGTCCATCCGCGAGGCCTCCAACACCTCACCCGGCACCGCCGCGTCGGCGTACACGCGGGCCAGGTACACACCGAACGGGTTGGTGAGCAACGGAAGGAACACCGCCCAGAACGTGTCCACCACGTGCAGCTGCGCCGCCAGCAGGTACAGCGGCAGGGCCAGCGCCGTGGTCGGTACCAGCACGCCGGCAAGTGTCAACGCGAACAGCAACCGCCGGCCGGGGAAGGTGAGTTTGGCGAT containing:
- a CDS encoding glycoside hydrolase family 5 protein, whose amino-acid sequence is MSLKRSLSRVAALVALLLPLLPGAATAAPTGLKTSGTSIVDAHGHRVKLASVNWFGAESGEFVVGGLDRQPLDRIAQLIRNGGFNSVRLPWSNELVESNPVVADTYLTANPRLRGKHALDILDAVIDSLGRHGLMVVLDNHRSRGDWCCDEAHGDGLWHTPAYPESSWLADWRFMAQRYRHSPQVIAAELRNEIRPDPSQKLSPTWGDGNPATDWQAAAVRGGNAVLAVNPKLLVIVGGLNYQLDLKGVPAHPVTLSVPDRLVYAVHDYTWDHAVGHLTDDAAFAADETQRWGFVAEPGHPWSAPVYVSEWGGCTQPNADGSLCAQDRLTYPYTMARYLKKADLDWAWWPVNGTQSSGYNRTRGAVETYGLLNPTWSAYANDDLMSVLHGIQRPA
- a CDS encoding carbohydrate ABC transporter permease → MHLVLLLSALYSVLPLVWLVTSATKSLGDFSTTSAFAFGHWNLGANLSGLFDQDGGVFLWWIRNSLLYAGLGAVLGSLICTAAGYAIAKLTFPGRRLLFALTLAGVLVPTTALALPLYLLAAQLHVVDTFWAVFLPLLTNPFGVYLARVYADAAVPGEVLEASRMDGAGELRTFFTVALPMMRPGLVTVLLFQFVGIWNNVFLPLVMLTDPKLFPMSLGLYQWSTRVTQFPQYTPLVITGSLLAVLPLVVAFVVLQRQWRSGLATGAVK
- a CDS encoding hydroxyacid dehydrogenase, producing MKPETLLVMGLDTLSTQFGPEEMTRLRATASLREPMWVDELSSRRARARLSEVEVLITSWGCPPLDEDVLRGAPRLRAVLHAAGTVRGHVGDAVFDRGIRVTTAADANAEPVARFALAAILWAFKKAPFLAADARTYRSDWSYREHRGELSGVDRTVVVVGFSRIGRRVVRLLRDLCDVLVVDPVVDPAEVAAAGGRLVSMAEALPRADVLSLHAPLLPETRHLIGAAELAALPPNATLVNTARGALVDTAALERACVDGLHAILDVTDPEPLPADSPLYDLPNVMLTPHVAGSLGAETRLMAASALAELENYAAGRPPLAPVTRASLRVQA
- a CDS encoding DUF2264 domain-containing protein; this encodes MTGWTRDDWVALARRMLTALEPYRSPLGARVDLPGPNSRNGAASDGLEGFARTFLLAGFLVAGNGGVDPDGWLERYAVGLAAGTDPSSPEAWPRVDQLDQAKVEAASIALILQLTRPWLWDRLAPGVRERVVDWLSGVVGQPYPPINWVWFRIVVESFLREVGGPWSAEDIEADLAVHAGMRRRDGWLSDGPERAYDHYVGWALHLYPLLWTHLFDVTGPLVAPGVRAEWAADLTRYLDDAVRLVGADGAPLMQGRSLTYRFAAAAPFWVAALTGTGGLEPGLIRRVTTSIAKYFVTNGALGSDGILSLGWQGEWPAIRQAYSGPGSPYWACKGMLGLVLPAGHPVWTAPERPLPVEVRDEERAVTAPGWLLSARRQDGFAVVLNHGTDHALPGDHRSDSPLYARIGYSTVTMPPSSGWARPLDNTVSVIDADGRASHRAGFRTLYVEERPGGILLAASSGPVRWVDIDDTSPDHGSGRSGPVTAGPVLTVASVLRGGTEVRLCRVDAAEPDERWRAVRLGGWPLSGGDKPLTASGSAARASVGRLRSELRPLRGFERSGVAVERDVTPLGRWTATPWLATKGPVPLGEVLAAVVVLGGGSPAAELHVVSDQVQLFWPDSRRVTLSLPAFGGAQCP